One stretch of Marinobacterium iners DNA includes these proteins:
- a CDS encoding type 4a pilus biogenesis protein PilO — protein sequence MQMSGLKKAFQGFDVNNVDVNQAGNWPVGIKAIVYILVFAIIVGAGIYVLIKDKHVAVEREMTKEQELKEEYQRKAFQVASLDALRKQMADVESRFAELLKQLPTDKEVPGLLEDITEIGRSAGLEFDLIALQPEKREQFYVELPIRILVRGNYHQMGEFVSGVAAIKRIVTLHDFSLKPGGDNGLTMEISAKTYRYDDTK from the coding sequence ATGCAAATGAGCGGTCTCAAAAAAGCCTTCCAAGGCTTTGATGTCAATAATGTTGATGTCAATCAGGCGGGTAACTGGCCCGTTGGTATCAAGGCTATTGTCTACATTCTTGTATTTGCCATTATTGTGGGGGCTGGCATTTACGTACTGATCAAGGATAAGCACGTTGCCGTGGAGCGTGAAATGACCAAAGAGCAGGAGCTGAAAGAGGAATATCAGCGCAAGGCTTTTCAGGTCGCCAGCCTTGATGCTTTGCGCAAACAGATGGCGGATGTGGAGAGTCGGTTCGCCGAGCTGCTGAAGCAGCTTCCGACTGACAAAGAGGTACCCGGTCTGCTGGAAGACATTACTGAAATAGGGCGCTCAGCGGGTCTGGAGTTTGACTTGATCGCCTTGCAGCCTGAGAAGCGCGAACAGTTCTACGTCGAGTTGCCCATACGCATTCTGGTACGTGGCAACTATCACCAGATGGGTGAATTTGTCAGCGGTGTGGCGGCGATCAAACGTATTGTCACACTGCACGACTTTTCGCTCAAACCCGGCGGAGATAACGGTTTGACCATGGAAATCAGCGCGAAGACATACCGCTATGATGATACGAAATAA
- a CDS encoding pilus assembly protein PilP, which translates to MMIRNKEGQVVRLGLTLLLLLPLSGCIWVDDTEDLERYTQEQRANPSGKVEPLPTFKPYESFVYEGASLRDPFRPLIRNDGSERDFTAEDNLAPDAERPKEYLEGFSVDKLTMVGTITVPRSEVLWALIKDPNNEVHRVTTGNYLGNDYGEIVSVGERRLELVEIISNGRGGWMKRPRTLNIEEQD; encoded by the coding sequence ATGATGATACGAAATAAGGAAGGACAGGTAGTGCGTCTTGGGCTGACCCTGTTGCTGTTGTTGCCTTTGTCAGGCTGTATTTGGGTGGATGACACCGAAGACTTGGAGCGTTACACCCAGGAGCAGCGAGCGAACCCCAGTGGCAAGGTCGAACCTCTGCCAACATTCAAGCCCTATGAAAGCTTTGTGTATGAGGGGGCAAGTCTTCGGGACCCCTTCAGGCCACTGATTCGAAACGATGGCTCTGAACGAGACTTTACGGCGGAAGATAACCTTGCTCCTGATGCCGAACGGCCCAAGGAGTACCTGGAAGGCTTCTCTGTGGATAAGCTGACGATGGTAGGTACTATCACCGTTCCGAGGAGCGAAGTCTTGTGGGCATTGATCAAGGACCCTAACAATGAGGTGCATCGGGTTACAACTGGCAACTACCTAGGCAATGACTATGGTGAAATTGTCTCGGTTGGCGAGCGCAGGCTGGAACTTGTAGAAATTATCTCCAACGGACGAGGCGGTTGGATGAAACGTCCCCGTACTCTGAATATTGAAGAGCAGGATTGA
- the aroK gene encoding shikimate kinase AroK, producing MNVFLIGPMGAGKSTIGRLLSQELGLEFHDSDREIETRSGTNIPWIFDVEGEEGFRQREETAIDELTQLDDIILATGGGAVLREANRRNLQSRGTVVYLQTSIEQQLERTAKDRNRPLLQTENPRAVLEQLIEQRDPLYRDCCDLLIRTDRRHPRGVVNDIIRFLKRQQPLKKI from the coding sequence TTGAACGTTTTCCTTATTGGCCCTATGGGTGCTGGCAAAAGCACCATAGGGCGTTTACTTTCTCAAGAGCTTGGGTTGGAATTTCACGATTCTGACCGTGAAATAGAGACGCGCTCCGGAACCAATATCCCGTGGATTTTCGATGTCGAAGGCGAAGAGGGCTTTCGTCAACGTGAAGAAACTGCCATTGATGAACTGACCCAGTTAGATGACATCATTCTGGCAACCGGTGGTGGTGCTGTCTTGCGTGAGGCTAACCGACGGAACCTGCAAAGCAGAGGTACAGTCGTTTACTTGCAGACATCAATTGAGCAGCAACTGGAGCGTACTGCAAAAGACCGCAATCGTCCTCTTTTGCAGACAGAAAATCCGCGAGCTGTACTGGAGCAACTGATTGAACAGCGTGACCCGCTTTACAGGGACTGCTGCGATCTATTGATTCGTACTGATCGACGTCACCCACGTGGCGTGGTAAATGATATTATTCGTTTCCTGAAGCGACAGCAGCCGCTGAAAAAAATCTGA
- a CDS encoding PilN domain-containing protein: MARINLRPWREERNEKLQKRFIGNMVGAALLGVVVVLGVSYYYDLQADRQDVRNNYLRAEVVKLDQKIKEIQELRAKRERLLERLNAIQQLQGNRPVIVRNFDEMVRVLPDGIYYQSLVRRGEVITIDGLAEDNNDVSSLMRRLDGSIWFSEPDLSRVDKSEGLKRFNMKAGMTRPKAEEAN, from the coding sequence ATGGCGCGTATTAACCTAAGACCCTGGCGCGAAGAACGCAACGAAAAGCTGCAGAAGCGTTTTATCGGCAATATGGTCGGTGCGGCGCTGCTCGGTGTGGTTGTCGTGCTGGGCGTCAGTTACTACTACGACCTTCAAGCTGATCGGCAGGATGTGCGTAACAATTACCTCCGTGCCGAAGTCGTCAAGCTGGACCAGAAAATCAAGGAAATTCAAGAGCTTCGTGCCAAGCGTGAACGTCTTCTGGAGCGCCTCAATGCGATCCAGCAGTTGCAGGGCAATCGCCCGGTTATAGTGCGAAACTTCGATGAAATGGTTCGGGTGCTGCCAGACGGCATCTACTACCAGAGTCTTGTGCGCCGAGGAGAGGTTATTACTATCGATGGCCTTGCTGAAGATAACAATGACGTATCTTCCTTGATGCGACGCTTGGATGGATCAATCTGGTTCAGCGAACCTGACTTGAGCCGAGTCGACAAGTCTGAAGGCCTGAAGCGCTTCAATATGAAGGCAGGTATGACCCGCCCGAAAGCAGAGGAGGCCAACTGA
- the pilM gene encoding type IV pilus assembly protein PilM yields MLSLFKQKSAGWVGVDIGSSSVKLVALTKHGQSYQIEGYAIAPLPPTAVVDGNVEIPSAVSDAIERGLKTCGVRLTHAVTAVPSSAVITKRLEISNTFAGLDLEDQVQVEADQFIPYPLDEVALDFEVLGPVNKAPGLNEILLVACRRDDVDSREDAINGSGLNCAVVDIDTYAIERTLPLLESEIDASAVVGVVDIGAATLTLNVFRGNRIIYNREQAFGGNDLTNMVHQHKGIEVAEVERLLSTGKLDAETMEILVLPFRQSVVQQVSRALQFYYSSGSQGQLSKLYLAGGTSGLKGLSEMIEEEIGVTTRVANPFDTMQIGPKINTARLEKDAPTLLKACGLAQRSFEI; encoded by the coding sequence GTGCTCAGCTTATTCAAGCAAAAGTCTGCTGGCTGGGTGGGAGTGGATATCGGGTCCTCTTCTGTCAAGTTGGTAGCACTCACAAAACATGGACAGTCATATCAGATTGAAGGCTATGCGATAGCGCCGTTGCCACCTACGGCGGTCGTTGATGGTAATGTGGAGATCCCTTCGGCAGTATCGGATGCAATTGAGCGTGGCCTCAAGACGTGTGGCGTCAGATTGACGCACGCCGTTACTGCAGTGCCTTCCTCCGCTGTCATAACCAAGCGTCTTGAGATAAGTAATACATTTGCAGGCTTGGACCTAGAGGATCAGGTACAGGTTGAGGCAGACCAGTTCATTCCTTACCCGCTGGACGAGGTTGCGTTGGACTTTGAAGTGCTCGGTCCAGTTAACAAGGCTCCTGGGTTGAACGAAATACTACTCGTGGCCTGTCGTCGTGATGATGTGGATAGTCGTGAAGATGCCATTAACGGCTCAGGTCTGAACTGTGCAGTGGTTGATATCGACACTTATGCTATTGAACGCACGTTGCCTTTGCTTGAGTCAGAAATAGACGCGAGTGCCGTTGTTGGAGTGGTTGATATAGGCGCAGCCACTTTGACGCTCAATGTGTTTCGTGGCAATCGCATCATCTATAACCGCGAGCAGGCGTTCGGCGGTAATGATCTGACCAATATGGTCCATCAGCATAAGGGTATTGAAGTGGCTGAAGTTGAGAGGCTCCTCAGTACTGGAAAGCTCGACGCCGAAACCATGGAGATCCTGGTTTTGCCGTTCCGTCAGAGTGTGGTGCAACAGGTGTCGCGTGCGCTGCAGTTTTATTATTCCTCCGGTTCCCAGGGGCAGCTGAGTAAGCTCTACTTGGCTGGTGGCACTTCAGGTCTGAAGGGGTTGTCCGAAATGATTGAAGAAGAGATCGGTGTGACAACACGGGTTGCCAACCCTTTCGATACCATGCAGATCGGACCCAAGATCAATACGGCCCGACTGGAAAAGGATGCCCCAACTCTCTTGAAGGCGTGCGGGCTGGCTCAACGAAGCTTCGAAATTTAG
- a CDS encoding type IV pilus secretin PilQ: protein MQTVNTYRRTENHRMQTGRQACFWLLLSVLALALIGRTAEAQDAALKSASFVSLPGKKVEVRLDFDVPPPVPKAYMIESPPRLVMDFWGARNEMARKMLSVKSGDVDSLHFAEANGRLRIVTNLTGSASYKTYTENNSLFIELGGQSADIVRGTSAPVITAAPAAVPREGARMPAAADDRTRVRGIDFQRIDGNRGRVTIDLTDSQSGLDIVEEGNNVVINLLGAGLSDALEQRLDVQDFATPVLFIDSMVKGENATILIKPSAEPYDYMAYQSGNQLVVDFKPLTRQEQDEQRNLFPYTGEKIDLNFQNVEVRTVLQIIAEVAEKNLVVSDNVQGSITLRLKNVPWDQALDIVLKTKGLDKREAGNVLLVGTASEISEREALEMQSQQQEKELAPLVTDFIQIDYRKASEIRERLTEAQLISERGFVVADDETSLLMIRDTAKQMEQIRRTIKRFDVEIEQIMVQARLVTAEVNNTKELGIRWGAGVVGGGDNHQWKIGGSPNAPSTPFVDSTDTIPGNLMVDMGVTPQSSIAIGFINNSLLLSAELSALQTDNKVDILSQPKVLTTNGKTAIIQAGQEVPVQKTEDGTVSIEYKDVVLKLEVTPQIIPGGKISMDILINKDSLGGTLFDNIIINKQELSTTVVVGDGETLVLGGILETESRNNVSKTPVLGDIPVIGNLFKTRSNNAEKRELLIFITPEMIRESLRR from the coding sequence ATGCAGACCGTGAATACATACAGACGGACCGAAAACCACCGGATGCAGACCGGACGCCAGGCTTGTTTCTGGCTCCTGCTGAGTGTGCTGGCGCTGGCCCTCATTGGGCGTACGGCAGAGGCCCAGGATGCAGCACTGAAGAGTGCCTCCTTCGTCTCTCTGCCCGGTAAAAAGGTAGAAGTACGGCTCGATTTTGATGTTCCGCCACCGGTACCCAAGGCCTACATGATCGAGAGCCCTCCACGGCTAGTGATGGACTTCTGGGGCGCACGTAATGAAATGGCACGCAAGATGCTCTCTGTCAAATCAGGTGATGTTGACAGCCTGCACTTTGCAGAAGCCAACGGGCGCCTGCGCATCGTTACCAACCTGACGGGTTCTGCCAGCTACAAAACCTATACCGAAAACAACAGTCTGTTTATTGAACTGGGTGGTCAGAGTGCAGATATCGTACGCGGAACCAGTGCGCCAGTAATTACTGCAGCGCCAGCAGCTGTGCCGCGTGAAGGGGCCCGCATGCCGGCAGCAGCAGATGATCGCACCCGAGTCCGGGGCATCGACTTTCAGCGCATCGATGGCAATCGTGGTCGAGTGACTATTGATTTAACAGACTCTCAGTCTGGCCTTGATATCGTTGAAGAGGGTAATAATGTCGTTATAAATCTGCTGGGTGCAGGGCTGTCTGATGCACTTGAGCAGCGCCTGGATGTACAGGACTTTGCTACACCAGTGTTGTTCATCGACTCGATGGTGAAGGGCGAAAATGCCACTATCCTGATCAAGCCTTCGGCTGAGCCCTATGATTATATGGCATATCAGAGTGGTAACCAGCTGGTTGTGGATTTCAAGCCTCTTACCCGTCAGGAGCAGGATGAGCAGCGAAATTTGTTCCCCTATACCGGCGAGAAAATCGACCTGAACTTCCAAAATGTTGAAGTTCGCACGGTGCTTCAGATCATTGCCGAAGTCGCCGAGAAGAACCTGGTGGTCAGCGATAATGTTCAAGGAAGTATCACGCTGCGTTTGAAAAACGTGCCTTGGGATCAGGCGCTGGATATTGTGCTGAAAACCAAAGGTTTGGATAAGCGTGAGGCAGGTAATGTATTGCTTGTGGGTACTGCGTCTGAGATTTCTGAGCGTGAAGCGTTGGAAATGCAGAGCCAGCAGCAGGAGAAAGAACTCGCACCCTTAGTGACTGATTTTATCCAGATCGACTATCGCAAGGCCTCTGAAATTCGGGAGCGTTTAACAGAAGCGCAACTGATATCTGAAAGGGGGTTCGTTGTTGCAGATGATGAAACCAGTCTTCTGATGATCCGCGACACTGCGAAGCAGATGGAGCAAATAAGGCGTACCATTAAGCGGTTTGATGTTGAAATTGAGCAAATTATGGTACAAGCGAGGCTCGTAACAGCAGAGGTGAACAATACCAAGGAGTTGGGTATCCGGTGGGGGGCTGGTGTTGTCGGCGGCGGTGATAACCATCAGTGGAAGATAGGTGGGTCACCAAACGCACCTTCAACACCTTTTGTCGACTCGACAGATACTATTCCTGGTAATCTGATGGTAGATATGGGGGTGACACCGCAATCTTCGATAGCTATTGGGTTTATTAACAATTCATTACTGTTGTCGGCAGAGTTGTCCGCTCTTCAGACTGACAATAAGGTTGATATCCTGTCTCAGCCGAAAGTGCTGACAACGAATGGCAAAACAGCCATCATTCAGGCGGGTCAAGAGGTTCCTGTTCAGAAAACAGAGGATGGCACTGTTTCGATTGAGTACAAGGATGTTGTGCTTAAATTGGAAGTTACCCCTCAAATTATTCCTGGTGGGAAAATCTCCATGGATATTCTGATTAACAAGGACTCTTTAGGTGGCACTTTGTTTGATAACATCATCATCAACAAGCAGGAGCTGTCTACCACAGTTGTTGTTGGCGATGGCGAAACACTGGTGCTCGGAGGTATTCTTGAGACTGAATCAAGAAACAATGTTTCGAAGACCCCAGTGCTGGGTGATATTCCAGTCATTGGTAATCTATTCAAAACCCGCTCGAACAATGCTGAAAAGCGCGAACTCTTGATCTTTATTACTCCCGAGATGATCCGAGAGTCGCTCAGACGATAA
- the aroB gene encoding 3-dehydroquinate synthase, protein MQTLTVDLGVRSYPIFIGQGLLQQNLLLPYVNGRQVMVVSNETVAPLYLDALLQQFPGKQVDSVILPDGEAYKDLQHVNLIFDALLEKRHNRTTTLVALGGGVVGDMTGFAAASYQRGVNFIQVPTTLLSQVDSSVGGKTGVNHPLGKNMIGAFHQPQAVLAATDVLGSLPERELSAGLAEVIKYGLIHDAKFLDWLESAMPALRARDPEALAYAIYRSCEIKAEIVAQDERESGIRALLNLGHTFGHAIETDQGYGNWLHGEAVGAGMLMAANLSAREGWIGEAELARVERLLIAAGLPVAPPETMSCERFIELMAVDKKVIDGNLRLVLLQQLGQGVVTADFAANKLEQTLICGQSLGRIG, encoded by the coding sequence ATGCAGACATTGACGGTCGATCTTGGCGTCCGCAGTTATCCCATTTTTATCGGCCAGGGTCTGTTGCAGCAAAACCTGCTGCTACCGTATGTCAACGGCCGCCAGGTGATGGTGGTCAGCAATGAGACTGTTGCTCCGCTCTATCTTGACGCGCTGTTGCAGCAGTTTCCGGGTAAACAGGTGGATAGCGTAATTCTGCCGGATGGTGAAGCATACAAGGATCTGCAGCATGTCAATCTGATCTTTGATGCGTTGCTCGAAAAACGGCATAACCGAACAACTACGCTGGTTGCGTTGGGCGGTGGTGTTGTGGGTGATATGACCGGTTTTGCGGCGGCGAGTTACCAGCGAGGCGTGAATTTTATCCAGGTGCCTACGACATTGCTGTCGCAGGTCGACTCGTCTGTTGGTGGCAAGACAGGCGTAAATCATCCACTTGGCAAGAACATGATCGGAGCTTTTCATCAGCCTCAGGCTGTATTGGCGGCGACAGATGTACTTGGCAGTCTACCGGAGCGTGAACTGTCTGCCGGTCTGGCGGAAGTGATCAAGTACGGTTTGATTCATGATGCCAAATTTCTCGATTGGTTGGAGTCCGCCATGCCGGCGCTGCGAGCACGTGATCCTGAAGCGCTCGCGTACGCCATCTATCGCTCATGTGAAATCAAGGCTGAGATTGTAGCGCAGGATGAGCGAGAGTCAGGTATCAGGGCGCTGCTGAATCTCGGGCACACCTTCGGCCATGCCATCGAAACCGACCAAGGGTACGGTAATTGGTTACACGGTGAAGCGGTTGGGGCCGGGATGCTGATGGCCGCCAACCTTTCAGCCCGAGAGGGTTGGATAGGCGAAGCAGAGCTTGCCCGTGTCGAACGCCTTCTGATAGCGGCAGGGTTGCCTGTCGCACCACCCGAAACGATGAGCTGTGAGCGATTTATAGAGCTGATGGCGGTGGACAAAAAGGTGATTGATGGAAACTTGCGTCTTGTTCTGTTGCAGCAGCTTGGACAGGGTGTCGTAACGGCTGACTTTGCTGCGAACAAACTTGAACAAACTCTGATCTGTGGCCAGTCACTGGGGCGGATCGGATAA
- a CDS encoding SPOR domain-containing protein: protein MSIPTHYYEPESRLQQRDKLQHLVRFSDFVMLIIGENGVGKSALLEQLVPDDNRTLGRAVRLQLDETTDVTSLLQQLTGALDFESAADNRQRLKQMHVLARQLREDGLALILLIDDADFLTNNALELLVNFATFEKGVPPRVLLTGTTEFEERFRGLGLAEQLESHLHVERLEPFTPDESADFVESLLPDDGTDLGKRQFAALIERSQGYPGRLCEQVIELLRSGRLKSPGSNNRLPLPPRHISAAILVLLLVFGVAVWQYLPDEDSTPVVAERITLPLPVRPEPQPRLENAQEYPSPAAPDRASENTESVTAVGPESQVAAIDAEQGGTDVSVVSDGSAVSEPPALTEPRPEPKPEPKPEPKPEPKPEPKPEPKPEPKPEPKPEPKPQAVAETGGVAQQWLREEELLGWPEQGYTLQVMGARAETSVRDFIQAQEQPQRFYYFQTVFKGAPWHVVVYGQYADRAAATNAVASLPESLRKLRPWARSIAGVKADIRKK, encoded by the coding sequence ATGAGTATCCCGACCCATTACTATGAACCGGAATCTCGCCTGCAGCAGAGGGATAAGCTGCAACACCTGGTGCGCTTCTCCGATTTTGTCATGTTGATTATTGGTGAAAACGGTGTTGGTAAATCAGCCTTGCTTGAACAGCTTGTGCCTGATGATAACAGGACTTTGGGGCGTGCCGTCAGGCTGCAGCTTGATGAAACAACTGATGTGACCAGTCTGCTGCAACAGTTGACGGGTGCTCTCGACTTTGAATCTGCAGCTGATAATCGACAGCGCCTGAAACAGATGCATGTGTTGGCGCGCCAACTGCGTGAAGATGGTTTGGCGTTGATCCTGTTGATAGATGATGCCGATTTTCTGACCAATAACGCTCTTGAGCTGCTGGTGAACTTTGCTACCTTTGAAAAAGGGGTTCCGCCGCGAGTTCTGCTGACCGGTACTACAGAGTTTGAAGAGCGTTTTCGGGGGCTCGGGTTGGCTGAACAGCTGGAAAGCCACCTGCATGTGGAAAGGCTTGAACCGTTCACCCCGGATGAGTCGGCTGATTTTGTCGAGTCCCTGTTACCTGATGACGGCACTGATCTGGGGAAGCGACAGTTTGCAGCGCTGATTGAGCGCTCGCAAGGGTACCCCGGGAGGTTGTGTGAGCAGGTAATTGAGCTGCTGCGTAGCGGCCGTTTGAAGTCTCCAGGCAGCAACAACCGGTTGCCTCTGCCGCCCAGGCATATCAGTGCGGCCATTCTGGTGCTTCTACTGGTGTTTGGTGTCGCTGTCTGGCAGTACCTTCCTGATGAGGATAGTACTCCAGTGGTGGCGGAGAGAATTACGCTTCCCCTGCCTGTAAGGCCGGAGCCTCAGCCGCGACTTGAGAATGCTCAGGAGTACCCGTCACCCGCTGCGCCAGATCGAGCATCAGAAAACACTGAATCAGTTACAGCAGTTGGCCCTGAAAGCCAAGTTGCGGCAATCGATGCAGAACAAGGTGGAACTGATGTAAGTGTTGTCTCGGATGGATCGGCTGTATCCGAGCCCCCGGCTCTGACGGAGCCCAGGCCAGAACCCAAACCGGAGCCCAAACCAGAGCCCAAACCAGAGCCAAAACCAGAGCCAAAACCAGAGCCAAAACCAGAGCCAAAACCAGAGCCAAAACCAGAGCCAAAACCCCAAGCGGTGGCCGAAACAGGTGGTGTGGCCCAGCAGTGGTTGAGAGAAGAAGAACTGCTTGGCTGGCCAGAGCAGGGCTACACCCTTCAAGTCATGGGTGCACGTGCTGAAACCAGTGTCAGAGACTTTATTCAGGCACAGGAACAGCCGCAGCGGTTCTATTATTTCCAGACGGTTTTCAAGGGTGCTCCCTGGCATGTAGTTGTATATGGTCAGTATGCTGACCGAGCGGCGGCAACCAACGCGGTGGCCAGCTTGCCGGAATCCCTGCGTAAACTCCGTCCCTGGGCGCGCTCGATTGCTGGAGTGAAAGCGGACATCCGCAAAAAATAA
- a CDS encoding penicillin-binding protein 1A, with the protein MRILSRLFKWFLILSLIGVILGTAALAGVYYYFSPQLPDVQTLRDVKFQTPLRIFSVDDKLIAEFGEKKRVPVSYEQIPTDFVHALQAAEDARFFEHFGIDIKGLSRAAFQLASTGAIQSGGSTITMQVAKNFFLTREQTFKRKFIEILLALQIETKLSKQEIMALYVNQIYLGHRAYGIEAAANTYYGSSIDQLNLAQLAMIAGLPKAPSAFNPITNSARATTRRDWILGRMLELGYIDSTRHAEAIAFVDNARYHRSDIELDAPYIAEMVRQQLFERYGEALYTDGYRVWTTVYSHQQQEATDALRRGLLAYTDRHGYHGAEASLDLDSLSSEADQLNQLRQYPTFAGLEPALVKSVTNNSAQLLLGSGEPAELKWDGIKWARPFRSVHWTGPTPQKATDVLSAGDIIRVMPDTDGTLRLTQMPQVQGALVALNPQDGAIRSLVGGFSFYHNKFNRATQAYRQPGSSIKPFLYTAALENGFTPASIINDAPIVFHDVSLEGNWRPENDNGEFNGPMRLREALYRSRNLVSIRIMRALGIEQAREYMLRFGFEPDKLPANLSLSLGSASATPLQIARGYAAIANGGYLVEPYLIDRIENAEGEVLEQANPVTVCHNCDAPNIEATTATAVLTDTSEPMPAAASQGSTNAPTPVAPRVISERNAFLIYDVMRDVITRGTGTRARVLERSDLAGKTGTTNEQKDTWFSGFSPDLVTTVWVGFDQPSPLGRGEYGSSTALPIWIDYMEEALAGLPDRPPAAPEGVVRIAIDPASGLRAWPGQSNAISEYFRTEDVPTETARSPEQQMQAPPTEAIFGY; encoded by the coding sequence ATGCGAATTTTAAGCCGCTTGTTCAAATGGTTCCTCATCTTGTCGCTGATCGGCGTCATTCTTGGCACCGCCGCACTTGCAGGAGTCTATTACTATTTCAGCCCGCAATTACCGGATGTGCAAACTTTACGCGACGTAAAGTTTCAAACGCCACTACGGATCTTCTCGGTCGACGACAAACTGATCGCCGAATTCGGCGAAAAAAAACGCGTACCGGTCAGCTACGAGCAGATCCCGACCGACTTCGTTCACGCATTACAGGCGGCTGAAGATGCACGGTTTTTCGAGCATTTCGGCATCGACATCAAGGGTTTGAGCCGGGCAGCCTTTCAGTTAGCCTCAACCGGTGCCATCCAGAGTGGCGGCTCGACCATCACCATGCAGGTGGCGAAAAACTTCTTCCTCACTCGCGAACAGACATTCAAACGCAAGTTTATCGAGATTCTACTGGCTCTGCAGATCGAAACCAAGCTCAGCAAGCAGGAAATCATGGCGCTCTATGTAAACCAGATTTATCTGGGGCACCGCGCCTACGGCATCGAAGCAGCCGCCAACACCTACTATGGATCGAGCATCGACCAGCTCAATTTGGCTCAGCTTGCCATGATTGCCGGTCTTCCCAAGGCTCCCTCCGCGTTCAACCCGATCACCAACTCTGCTCGTGCAACCACCCGACGTGACTGGATTCTGGGACGAATGCTTGAGCTGGGCTACATTGACAGCACACGACACGCCGAAGCCATCGCCTTTGTGGACAATGCACGCTACCACCGCAGCGATATCGAGCTTGATGCCCCCTATATTGCCGAGATGGTACGCCAGCAACTGTTTGAGCGGTATGGCGAAGCACTGTATACCGATGGCTACCGCGTCTGGACAACGGTGTACAGTCACCAGCAACAGGAAGCGACTGATGCTCTGCGACGGGGACTCCTCGCCTACACCGATCGTCACGGCTACCATGGTGCTGAAGCCAGCCTGGATCTAGACAGCCTCAGCAGTGAAGCTGACCAGCTCAACCAGCTGCGCCAATACCCCACCTTTGCTGGCCTGGAGCCAGCATTGGTCAAGTCCGTGACGAACAACTCCGCTCAACTGCTGCTGGGTAGCGGCGAGCCGGCCGAACTGAAATGGGACGGCATCAAATGGGCACGCCCTTTCCGCAGCGTACACTGGACCGGGCCGACCCCCCAAAAGGCAACCGACGTACTTTCGGCAGGCGATATCATCCGCGTGATGCCCGACACCGACGGCACGTTGCGCCTGACCCAAATGCCGCAGGTTCAAGGCGCTCTGGTCGCCCTGAACCCTCAGGATGGCGCCATACGCTCACTGGTTGGCGGCTTCAGCTTCTATCACAACAAGTTCAATCGCGCGACTCAGGCCTACCGCCAGCCAGGCTCCAGCATCAAGCCCTTCTTATATACCGCTGCGCTTGAGAACGGCTTCACACCCGCCTCCATCATCAATGATGCCCCTATCGTGTTTCACGATGTAAGCCTTGAAGGCAACTGGCGCCCTGAAAATGACAATGGCGAGTTCAACGGCCCCATGCGCCTGCGCGAAGCCCTGTACCGATCACGCAACCTGGTATCGATTCGCATCATGCGCGCACTGGGTATCGAACAGGCCCGTGAATACATGCTCAGGTTCGGCTTCGAGCCCGATAAACTGCCTGCCAACCTGTCACTCTCGCTTGGCAGCGCCAGCGCCACTCCATTGCAGATTGCACGCGGTTATGCTGCCATTGCCAATGGCGGCTATCTGGTAGAGCCCTATCTGATCGATAGAATCGAGAATGCCGAAGGCGAAGTGCTGGAGCAGGCCAATCCCGTAACGGTATGCCACAACTGTGATGCACCCAACATCGAAGCCACAACTGCAACAGCGGTTTTGACCGATACCTCCGAGCCAATGCCTGCTGCAGCATCACAGGGCTCTACAAACGCACCCACACCTGTTGCACCTCGCGTCATCAGCGAGCGCAATGCATTTCTGATCTACGATGTGATGCGCGACGTAATTACACGTGGCACTGGCACGCGAGCTCGCGTCCTGGAACGCTCAGACCTGGCAGGCAAAACCGGTACTACCAATGAGCAAAAGGACACCTGGTTCAGCGGTTTCAGCCCCGATCTGGTGACAACGGTATGGGTTGGCTTTGACCAGCCCTCCCCCCTTGGACGAGGCGAGTACGGCAGTAGCACCGCCCTGCCGATCTGGATCGACTACATGGAAGAGGCGCTTGCCGGGCTGCCTGATCGCCCCCCTGCTGCGCCTGAAGGCGTTGTCCGCATCGCCATCGATCCGGCCAGCGGCCTGCGTGCCTGGCCCGGTCAGAGCAATGCGATCAGCGAATACTTCCGCACCGAGGATGTCCCCACGGAAACAGCCCGCAGCCCAGAGCAACAGATGCAGGCACCACCAACCGAGGCCATTTTCGGCTACTAG